From a single Streptomyces liliifuscus genomic region:
- a CDS encoding Fic family protein — MSTTGGNADPLAALGSLPGVAESVESVRKAVDRVYGHRIMRRRSNAITSEAALRGARGSAALSGADWALEEVRRRADFSGDDEARVVGSALRLTAEAGQLLSIWRQSPLRVLARLHLVAAADKGDVVGRPRRDGESVIETPAAAAAGPPLIGLPLPDAAEVEGRLDGLARLVIAGGSAPALVTAAIVHGELLALRPFGSHNGLVARAAERIVLVGSGLDPKSVCPAEVGHGELGRAAYASALEGYVSGTPEGVATWIAHCGRAIELGARESTAVCEALQRGAA; from the coding sequence ATGAGTACGACAGGTGGGAACGCCGACCCGCTCGCGGCGCTGGGGTCGCTGCCCGGCGTGGCCGAATCCGTGGAGTCCGTGCGCAAGGCCGTGGACCGGGTCTACGGGCACCGCATCATGCGGCGCCGCAGCAACGCGATCACCTCGGAGGCGGCGCTGCGCGGCGCGCGCGGTTCCGCGGCGCTGTCCGGTGCCGACTGGGCGCTCGAAGAGGTGCGCCGGCGGGCCGACTTCAGCGGCGACGACGAGGCGCGCGTGGTGGGCTCCGCTCTCAGGCTGACCGCCGAGGCGGGCCAACTCCTGTCCATCTGGCGACAGTCGCCCCTTCGGGTACTGGCGCGGTTGCACCTGGTGGCCGCCGCGGACAAGGGGGACGTGGTCGGGCGTCCACGGCGGGACGGCGAATCCGTCATCGAGACACCCGCGGCCGCCGCCGCGGGACCGCCGTTGATCGGGCTTCCGCTGCCGGACGCGGCCGAGGTCGAGGGCCGTCTCGACGGCCTTGCGCGGCTGGTGATCGCGGGGGGTTCCGCACCCGCCCTGGTGACCGCCGCGATCGTGCACGGCGAACTCCTCGCGCTGCGCCCCTTCGGTTCCCACAACGGCCTGGTCGCGCGCGCGGCCGAACGCATCGTCCTGGTCGGCAGCGGCCTCGACCCCAAGTCCGTCTGCCCGGCGGAGGTCGGTCACGGGGAACTGGGCCGCGCGGCCTACGCCTCGGCCCTCGAAGGCTATGTCTCCGGCACTCCGGAGGGTGTGGCGACCTGGATCGCCCACTGCGGCAGGGCGATCGAACTCGGCGCCAGGGAGTCGACGGCGGTGTGCGAGGCGCTTCAGCGAGGGGCGGCGTAG
- a CDS encoding HAD family hydrolase translates to MLDPVENHSLPRTAAFFDLDKTVIAKSSTLTFSKSFYQGGLINRRAVLRTAYAQFVFLAGGADHDQMERMREYLSALCRGWNVQQVKEIVAETLHDLIDPIIYDEAASLIEEHHIAGRDVVIVSTSGAEVVEPIGELLGADRVVATRMIVGDDGCFTGEVEYYAYGPTKAEAVKELAASEGYDLSRCYAYSDSATDIPMLEAVGHPHAVNPDRALRREANARAWPILDFHHPVRLKQRLSVPPRPALVAAAAIGAAAATAGLVWYASRRRAATV, encoded by the coding sequence ATGCTCGACCCCGTGGAAAACCACTCCTTGCCCCGCACAGCGGCCTTCTTTGACCTGGACAAGACGGTCATTGCGAAGTCGAGCACGCTCACCTTCAGCAAGTCGTTCTACCAAGGCGGTCTGATCAACCGCCGGGCCGTGCTGCGCACCGCATACGCCCAGTTCGTCTTCCTCGCGGGCGGCGCCGACCACGACCAGATGGAGCGGATGCGCGAGTACCTGTCAGCGCTGTGCCGCGGCTGGAACGTCCAACAAGTGAAGGAAATAGTCGCCGAGACCCTTCACGACCTGATCGATCCGATCATCTACGACGAGGCCGCCTCCCTCATCGAGGAGCACCACATCGCCGGACGGGACGTCGTGATCGTCTCCACGTCGGGGGCCGAGGTCGTCGAACCGATCGGCGAACTGCTCGGCGCGGACCGGGTGGTGGCGACCCGGATGATCGTGGGCGACGACGGCTGCTTCACGGGCGAGGTGGAGTACTACGCGTACGGCCCGACGAAGGCCGAGGCCGTCAAGGAGCTGGCCGCGTCCGAGGGGTACGACCTCTCGCGCTGCTACGCCTACAGCGACTCGGCGACCGACATCCCGATGCTGGAGGCGGTCGGCCATCCGCACGCCGTGAACCCCGATCGCGCGCTGCGCCGCGAGGCCAACGCGCGCGCGTGGCCCATCCTCGACTTCCACCACCCGGTCCGGCTGAAGCAGCGGCTGTCGGTGCCGCCGCGACCGGCCCTCGTCGCCGCGGCGGCGATAGGGGCGGCGGCGGCCACGGCGGGTCTGGTCTGGTACGCGAGCCGTCGGCGCGCGGCAACCGTGTGA
- the ssd gene encoding septum site-determining protein Ssd, whose protein sequence is MAGAITHDRLSAAEGRQGGPLIVTEDVDLLDDLLRLCAAAGARPEVHHGVPERGGGWETAPLVLVGDDAARRVRGAARRRGVVLVGRDQDDSGVWRRAVEIGADHVLLLPDGEQWLVDRIADVAEGVGPPALTVGVIGGRGGAGSSTLACALAVISARQGRRTLLVDADPLGGGLDVLLGGEAAEGLRWPDFAASHGRVGGGALEESLPSLHALRILSWDRGDRVTIAPEAVRAVLAAARRRGGAVVVDLPRRIDEGVAEALAQVDLGLLVVPAELRAVAAAGRVASAVGMLLKDLRVVVRGPYAPGLDDREVARLLGLPLAGEVPVETGLLAAQERGAPPGADGRGPLARFCSTFWERTAAAGRAV, encoded by the coding sequence GTGGCGGGAGCCATCACACACGACCGGCTGTCGGCCGCCGAGGGGCGGCAGGGCGGACCGTTGATCGTCACGGAGGACGTGGATCTGCTGGACGACCTGCTGCGGCTGTGCGCCGCGGCCGGCGCCAGGCCCGAGGTCCACCACGGGGTGCCGGAGCGCGGCGGTGGTTGGGAGACGGCGCCCCTGGTGCTCGTCGGTGACGATGCCGCGCGGCGGGTGCGTGGAGCCGCGCGCAGACGCGGAGTGGTCCTGGTGGGGCGGGATCAGGACGATTCCGGGGTCTGGCGGAGGGCTGTGGAGATCGGCGCCGACCATGTTCTGCTGCTGCCGGATGGCGAACAATGGTTGGTCGACCGGATCGCCGACGTGGCCGAGGGAGTCGGCCCGCCCGCCCTCACCGTCGGCGTGATCGGCGGTCGCGGCGGCGCCGGATCCTCCACGCTCGCCTGCGCGCTCGCGGTCATCTCGGCGCGCCAGGGAAGGCGCACGCTCCTCGTCGACGCGGATCCGCTGGGCGGCGGACTCGATGTACTCCTCGGCGGAGAGGCCGCAGAGGGGCTGCGCTGGCCGGACTTCGCCGCGTCGCACGGCCGGGTCGGCGGTGGCGCCCTGGAGGAGTCGCTGCCCTCGCTGCACGCCCTCCGAATCCTCAGCTGGGACCGCGGAGACCGCGTCACCATCGCACCCGAGGCCGTCCGGGCCGTGCTGGCCGCTGCCCGGCGCCGAGGTGGGGCGGTGGTCGTGGACCTGCCGCGCCGGATCGACGAAGGCGTCGCGGAAGCCCTCGCCCAGGTGGACCTCGGCCTGCTCGTGGTCCCGGCCGAGCTGCGCGCCGTCGCGGCGGCAGGGCGGGTGGCGTCCGCGGTCGGCATGCTCCTGAAGGACCTGCGCGTCGTGGTGCGCGGACCGTACGCGCCCGGTCTGGACGACAGGGAGGTCGCCCGACTCCTCGGGCTGCCCCTGGCCGGCGAAGTCCCGGTGGAGACAGGGCTGTTGGCGGCCCAGGAGCGAGGCGCACCGCCCGGCGCGGACGGCCGGGGGCCGCTGGCCCGCTTCTGCTCGACGTTCTGGGAGCGGACCGCTGCCGCGGGAAGGGCCGTATGA
- a CDS encoding TadA family conjugal transfer-associated ATPase — protein sequence MGRRAGGDAVSASDTGLLVGVRQWLAESGAEPTPARVAQALREQGRVLGDAEVLGAAERLRSELVGSGPLEPLLGDPSVTDVLVSAPDRVWVDRGGGLELTTVSFPDAAAVRRLAQRLAAVAGRRLDDAHPWVDARLPDGTRLHAVLPPVAVGSTCLSLRVVRPRAFTLPELVAAGTVPPGGDRLLRALLDARLSFLISGGTGSGKTTLLSALLGLVGPGERIVLAEDSAELRPDHPHVVRLESRPANQEGAGLVTLQDLVRQALRMRPDRLVVGEVRGPEVVALLAALNTGHEGGCGTVHANAASGVPARLEALGTAAGLDRAALHSQVAAALSVVLHLVRDRAGRRRIAEVHVLERDQAGLVVTVPALRWGAEAFRYERGWERLRGLLGGMGDGWESGDLGDSGGSGRPGSSGTWGRRSGIGGVGQVGQVDEFGERGEGL from the coding sequence GTGGGGCGGCGTGCGGGCGGGGATGCGGTTTCGGCTTCCGACACGGGGCTGTTGGTCGGGGTCCGGCAGTGGCTTGCCGAGAGCGGGGCCGAGCCGACTCCCGCGCGTGTGGCGCAGGCCCTGCGGGAACAGGGGCGGGTGCTCGGGGACGCCGAAGTCCTCGGGGCGGCCGAGCGGTTGAGGTCGGAGCTGGTCGGCAGCGGGCCGCTGGAGCCGCTGCTCGGTGATCCCTCGGTGACCGACGTGCTGGTCTCGGCGCCCGACCGGGTGTGGGTGGACCGGGGCGGCGGCCTGGAGCTGACGACCGTCTCCTTTCCGGACGCGGCGGCCGTACGACGCCTCGCGCAGCGCCTCGCGGCCGTGGCCGGGCGACGACTCGACGACGCGCACCCCTGGGTGGACGCCCGGCTCCCGGACGGCACCCGTCTGCACGCGGTACTGCCACCGGTGGCAGTCGGCTCGACGTGCCTGTCGCTGCGGGTCGTAAGGCCACGGGCCTTCACGCTCCCCGAGTTGGTGGCGGCGGGGACGGTACCGCCGGGCGGGGACCGGCTGTTGCGGGCGCTGCTCGACGCGAGGCTGTCCTTCCTGATCAGCGGGGGCACCGGCAGTGGCAAGACGACGCTGCTGAGCGCCCTGCTGGGCCTCGTCGGACCGGGCGAGCGGATCGTGCTCGCCGAGGACTCGGCGGAGCTGCGCCCCGACCATCCCCACGTCGTACGACTGGAATCCAGACCCGCCAACCAGGAGGGCGCCGGACTCGTCACGCTCCAGGACCTGGTGCGCCAGGCACTGCGGATGCGGCCCGACCGGTTGGTCGTCGGCGAGGTGCGAGGGCCTGAAGTGGTCGCCCTGCTGGCAGCCCTGAACACGGGTCACGAAGGCGGCTGCGGAACCGTCCACGCCAACGCGGCCTCAGGAGTGCCGGCCCGGCTGGAGGCGCTGGGCACGGCCGCGGGGCTCGACCGGGCCGCTCTGCACAGTCAGGTGGCGGCCGCGCTCTCGGTGGTCCTCCATCTCGTACGCGACCGGGCCGGGCGGCGGCGGATCGCCGAGGTGCATGTGCTGGAGCGGGATCAGGCGGGGCTGGTGGTCACGGTGCCGGCGTTGCGGTGGGGCGCGGAGGCTTTCAGGTACGAGCGGGGGTGGGAGCGGTTGCGGGGGCTGCTGGGCGGCATGGGGGACGGCTGGGAGTCCGGGGACTTGGGGGACTCCGGGGGCTCCGGGCGTCCTGGATCCTCCGGGACTTGGGGACGGCGGTCCGGCATCGGTGGGGTCGGTCAAGTCGGTCAAGTCGATGAATTCGGCGAGAGGGGTGAGGGGTTGTGA
- a CDS encoding type II secretion system F family protein yields the protein MACAGAAAWLMGGQGPGARRARLVCAGGGAVGAGPPAWERAVRVGERLRRWHRMRGEWWVLVAGAVVGLLGASVVPLVAGALGVPLVRRARRAGAARRARERRADAVIALCGALAGEVRAGRQPGEALLGASRDSGGLGRAQAVVMAAARFGGDVPGALTDAARRPGAEGLLGLAACWRVAVDRGAGLAAGLDRLEGALRAERDQRADLRAQLAGARSTAVLLAGLPVLGLLLGTALGADPLHVVLHTGAGLGCLFVGGVLEGVGLWWVLRIVRGAEAG from the coding sequence ATGGCGTGTGCCGGGGCGGCGGCCTGGCTGATGGGCGGGCAGGGGCCGGGGGCGCGGCGGGCGCGGTTGGTGTGTGCGGGTGGCGGAGCAGTGGGAGCCGGGCCACCGGCGTGGGAGCGGGCCGTGAGGGTTGGAGAGCGGCTGCGGCGGTGGCACCGGATGCGGGGCGAGTGGTGGGTCCTGGTCGCCGGGGCGGTGGTCGGTCTGCTCGGGGCGTCCGTGGTGCCGCTCGTCGCGGGGGCACTCGGGGTGCCCCTGGTCCGCCGGGCAAGGCGTGCCGGGGCGGCACGGCGGGCGCGGGAGCGGCGGGCCGACGCGGTGATCGCGCTGTGCGGGGCGCTCGCGGGAGAGGTGCGCGCCGGGCGTCAGCCGGGTGAGGCACTGCTCGGCGCCTCCCGTGACTCGGGCGGGCTCGGCCGCGCGCAGGCGGTGGTGATGGCGGCGGCCCGGTTCGGCGGGGACGTGCCCGGCGCACTCACCGACGCGGCACGACGACCGGGAGCCGAAGGACTGCTGGGCCTCGCCGCCTGCTGGCGGGTCGCCGTGGACAGGGGCGCCGGACTCGCGGCCGGGCTCGACCGGCTGGAGGGAGCGTTGCGCGCGGAGCGGGACCAACGAGCCGACCTGCGTGCCCAGTTGGCCGGGGCGCGGTCGACGGCCGTGCTGCTGGCGGGTCTGCCGGTGCTCGGACTGCTCCTCGGTACCGCGCTCGGCGCCGATCCGCTGCATGTCGTGCTGCACACCGGCGCGGGGCTGGGCTGTCTGTTCGTCGGCGGGGTCCTGGAGGGCGTCGGGCTGTGGTGGGTGCTGCGGATCGTACGGGGAGCGGAGGCGGGATGA
- a CDS encoding type II secretion system F family protein — protein sequence MSVEVVHRLGAALCVVVAVWALARALGAARRKRRTQRRLKAVVTGGARAAVGAVGTGSALGTGSAVESASGGRRLVMRGELRRWLPVFGALSVCWAVVGGAAGVVVGLVAGFGIWRWQRRPAPVEEFDAGLATRQLPLAADLLAACIAAGASPAMAAQAVGEALDGPVGQRLARGAAEVRLGGEPAEAWRGLAALSGARALARLLERAGESGVPAAGPVARIAAEARAEWGRTATARARRAGVLVTAPVGLCFLPAFIAIGVLPVVIGLAGGVLGGGGG from the coding sequence ATGAGCGTGGAAGTTGTCCACAGGCTGGGGGCGGCGCTGTGCGTCGTGGTGGCGGTGTGGGCGCTCGCCCGGGCTTTGGGTGCGGCGCGGCGGAAGCGGAGGACGCAAAGGCGGTTGAAGGCTGTGGTGACCGGGGGCGCGAGGGCTGCAGTGGGTGCCGTGGGCACAGGGTCGGCCCTGGGCACGGGATCGGCCGTGGAGTCGGCGTCCGGCGGGCGGCGGCTGGTGATGCGCGGTGAGTTGAGGCGGTGGCTGCCGGTCTTCGGTGCGCTGAGCGTCTGTTGGGCCGTCGTCGGAGGTGCGGCCGGGGTCGTGGTCGGGCTCGTGGCCGGCTTCGGGATATGGCGGTGGCAGCGGAGACCGGCGCCGGTGGAGGAGTTCGACGCGGGGCTGGCCACGCGGCAACTGCCCCTCGCCGCCGATCTGCTGGCCGCCTGTATCGCGGCGGGTGCCAGTCCGGCGATGGCCGCCCAGGCGGTGGGGGAGGCGCTCGACGGGCCCGTGGGTCAGCGGCTGGCGCGGGGTGCGGCCGAGGTGCGGCTCGGGGGTGAACCGGCCGAGGCATGGCGGGGTTTGGCCGCCTTGTCCGGGGCTCGGGCGCTGGCCCGGTTGCTGGAGCGGGCGGGCGAGTCCGGCGTACCGGCGGCGGGTCCCGTCGCACGAATCGCCGCGGAGGCCCGCGCGGAGTGGGGGCGTACCGCCACGGCCCGTGCCCGGCGGGCGGGTGTCCTGGTCACCGCGCCGGTGGGGCTGTGTTTCCTGCCCGCGTTCATCGCCATCGGGGTTCTGCCTGTGGTGATCGGGCTCGCGGGCGGGGTGCTGGGCGGAGGTGGTGGGTGA
- a CDS encoding DUF4244 domain-containing protein, which produces MSKAMWRVRVRMLESVRAWVLAGRGWKARRDAGMVTSEYAMGLITAVGFAVVLYEVLTSGQVRGALQDIVGRALNGQF; this is translated from the coding sequence ATGAGCAAGGCAATGTGGCGAGTACGAGTACGAATGCTGGAGTCGGTGCGGGCGTGGGTCCTGGCGGGCCGGGGCTGGAAGGCGCGGAGGGATGCCGGGATGGTCACCTCCGAGTACGCGATGGGGTTGATCACGGCGGTGGGGTTCGCCGTGGTGCTCTACGAGGTGCTGACCAGCGGGCAGGTGCGGGGTGCTCTGCAGGACATCGTGGGGCGGGCGCTCAATGGGCAGTTCTGA
- a CDS encoding TadE family type IV pilus minor pilin — protein sequence MGSSEAGASGADVSLAMSRDRGFVTAEAAVVLPVLVAFTMALVWALMAAAALIQCVDAARAGARAAARQDPPGTVLAAARDTAPSGARVTVRREGDLVHVRVEAKAPGPDALTLDLTHEAAALAEETVGVGG from the coding sequence ATGGGCAGTTCTGAGGCTGGGGCGTCCGGTGCGGACGTGTCTCTGGCGATGTCCCGGGACCGGGGTTTCGTGACGGCGGAGGCGGCCGTGGTGCTGCCGGTGCTGGTCGCGTTCACGATGGCGTTGGTCTGGGCGTTGATGGCGGCTGCCGCGTTGATCCAGTGCGTGGACGCGGCCCGGGCGGGGGCTCGCGCGGCGGCTCGGCAGGACCCGCCTGGCACGGTGCTGGCGGCGGCCCGTGACACGGCGCCGAGCGGCGCGCGGGTCACCGTCCGGCGAGAGGGCGACCTGGTGCACGTACGGGTCGAGGCGAAGGCACCGGGTCCCGACGCGCTGACCCTCGACCTGACACACGAGGCCGCGGCCCTGGCCGAGGAGACGGTGGGGGTGGGCGGATGA
- a CDS encoding Rv3654c family TadE-like protein has protein sequence MRRAGLRLPTRAATRASARVGTRPRGRARTRAFGRAPAKVFASDRGSATVWTVGAIAVLCVVFGAVLAMGQAVVIRHRAGGAADLAALAAADRWMDGGTAACAQADRVARAQGTRVVRCAVQGEISDVTVAAGRGPLTAEVRARAGPAGPVGPVVPAGPSGSVASAGSARSAGSEGSAESTGSSVGSAGPGAPAASAGVAGRAGEEVGPQP, from the coding sequence ATGAGGAGGGCAGGACTCCGGTTGCCTACGAGGGCCGCTACGAGAGCGAGTGCGCGAGTGGGTACGAGACCGCGTGGGCGGGCGCGTACGAGGGCCTTCGGCAGGGCGCCCGCGAAGGTCTTCGCGTCGGATCGTGGGTCGGCGACCGTCTGGACCGTGGGTGCGATCGCCGTGCTGTGCGTCGTGTTCGGTGCCGTCCTGGCGATGGGGCAGGCGGTGGTGATCCGTCACCGCGCTGGCGGGGCGGCCGACTTGGCGGCGCTCGCGGCGGCGGACCGCTGGATGGACGGCGGGACGGCAGCCTGCGCACAGGCGGACCGGGTTGCACGCGCCCAGGGCACCCGGGTCGTGCGGTGCGCCGTCCAGGGCGAGATCTCGGACGTCACGGTCGCGGCGGGACGGGGACCGTTGACGGCGGAAGTGCGGGCCAGGGCGGGCCCGGCGGGGCCGGTGGGGCCTGTGGTTCCGGCCGGTCCTTCCGGATCGGTGGCATCGGCGGGGTCGGCCAGGTCGGCGGGGTCGGAGGGATCAGCGGAATCGACGGGGTCGTCGGTGGGATCGGCCGGCCCCGGCGCACCTGCCGCGTCGGCCGGAGTGGCTGGCCGAGCTGGCGAGGAGGTGGGGCCGCAACCCTGA
- a CDS encoding DEAD/DEAH box helicase, giving the protein MAFNHLPAGVHDALGPLSVTPVTHSMPMAKNHRSDRTSTDTASRPSPGEILDRLASGPSRASRITHTEHLPPREGRHAVWPDRIRAEVIAAVQSAGIEHPWAHQALAAEHALDGDSVVVSTGTASGKSLAYLVPVLSTLLDGSEAPNGRGATALYLAPTKALAADQRRSVKELSQPLGNAVRSAVYDGDTPVEEREWVRQYANYVLTNPDMLHRGILPSHPRWSSFLRALRYVVIDECHTYRGVFGSHVAQVLRRLRRLCARYGSSPVFLMASATAAEPSIAASRLTGLPVLEVADDASPRGELVFALWEPPLTELHGEKGAPVRRTATAETADLLTDLTVQGVRSVAFVRSRRGAELISVIAQERLAAVTSAAGAAGDRSLARRVAAYRGGYLPEERRALEQALHSGELLGLAATTALELGIDVSGLDAVVIAGYPGTRASLWQQAGRAGRSGQGALAILVARDDPLDTFLVHHPEALFDQPVESTVLDPDNPYVLAPHLCAAAAELPLTDEDLPLFGPATAGLLPQLEAAKLLRRRTKAWHWTRRERAADLADIRGGGGSPVQIVETGSGRLLGTVDAAAAHATVHEGAVHLHQGRTYLVKELHLDDSVALVEEANPPYSTVARDTTAISVLETDVEVPWGDGRLCYGSVEVTNQVVSFLRRRVITGEVLGESKLDLPPRTLRTRAVWWTVTEDQLDAARVNPEILGGALHAAEHASIGMLPLFATCDRWDIGGVSVPLHPDTLMPTVFVYDGHPGGAGFAERAFHTAREWLTATHQAIASCECDAGCPSCIQSPKCGNGNEPLHKRGAVRLLTVLLKGAPEKPTEAEKPEEPGKGGESGESRASGGVARRTMAED; this is encoded by the coding sequence ATGGCATTCAATCACTTACCGGCAGGCGTGCACGACGCCTTGGGTCCATTGTCCGTCACGCCAGTGACACACTCGATGCCGATGGCCAAGAATCACCGATCCGATCGAACCTCGACGGACACCGCATCCCGCCCCTCGCCGGGCGAGATCCTGGACCGGCTCGCCTCGGGGCCGAGCCGGGCTTCGCGCATCACTCATACGGAGCACTTGCCCCCACGTGAGGGTCGTCATGCCGTGTGGCCCGACCGGATCCGCGCGGAGGTCATCGCCGCCGTGCAGTCCGCGGGAATCGAACACCCCTGGGCCCACCAGGCACTCGCCGCCGAGCACGCCCTCGACGGCGACTCGGTGGTCGTCTCCACGGGCACGGCCTCCGGAAAGTCCCTGGCGTATCTCGTCCCGGTCCTCTCGACGCTCCTCGACGGCTCCGAGGCGCCGAACGGCCGTGGCGCGACCGCTCTGTACCTCGCCCCGACGAAGGCACTGGCAGCGGACCAGCGTCGATCGGTGAAGGAACTTTCACAACCTCTGGGCAATGCCGTACGTTCCGCGGTCTACGACGGGGACACGCCCGTCGAAGAGCGCGAATGGGTACGCCAGTACGCCAACTACGTCCTCACCAACCCCGACATGCTGCACCGCGGGATACTTCCCTCACACCCCCGCTGGTCCTCCTTCCTGCGCGCCCTGCGCTATGTCGTCATCGACGAATGTCACACCTACCGGGGCGTCTTCGGGTCCCATGTCGCCCAAGTGCTGCGCCGGCTGCGCCGCCTGTGCGCCCGCTACGGCTCCTCTCCCGTCTTCCTCATGGCCTCGGCCACCGCCGCCGAGCCCTCGATCGCGGCCTCCCGTCTCACCGGCCTGCCGGTACTGGAGGTCGCTGACGACGCCTCACCCCGCGGTGAACTGGTGTTCGCCCTCTGGGAACCGCCCCTCACCGAACTCCACGGCGAGAAGGGCGCTCCCGTCCGCCGAACCGCCACCGCCGAGACCGCCGACCTCCTCACCGACCTGACCGTGCAGGGTGTCCGCTCGGTCGCCTTCGTACGGTCCCGCCGCGGCGCCGAGCTGATCTCGGTGATCGCCCAGGAACGCCTCGCCGCAGTGACATCAGCGGCTGGCGCCGCGGGCGACCGCTCCCTGGCCCGCCGCGTGGCCGCCTACCGCGGCGGCTACCTCCCCGAGGAACGCCGCGCCCTGGAACAGGCCCTCCACTCCGGCGAACTGCTCGGCCTCGCCGCCACCACCGCCCTCGAACTCGGTATCGACGTCTCCGGACTGGACGCCGTCGTCATCGCCGGCTACCCGGGCACCCGGGCCTCCCTGTGGCAGCAGGCGGGCCGCGCCGGCCGCTCCGGGCAGGGGGCGCTGGCGATCCTGGTCGCCCGCGACGACCCGCTGGACACGTTCCTCGTCCACCACCCCGAGGCCCTCTTCGACCAGCCGGTGGAATCCACCGTCCTCGACCCCGACAACCCGTACGTCCTCGCACCCCACTTGTGCGCGGCAGCCGCCGAACTGCCGCTGACCGACGAGGACCTGCCTCTCTTCGGTCCCGCCACCGCCGGGCTGCTGCCGCAGTTGGAGGCCGCGAAGCTGCTGCGCCGCCGTACGAAGGCATGGCACTGGACACGCCGGGAGCGGGCCGCCGATCTGGCCGACATCCGCGGCGGGGGCGGCAGTCCGGTACAGATCGTGGAGACCGGTTCCGGGCGCCTGCTGGGCACGGTCGACGCGGCGGCCGCACACGCCACCGTCCACGAAGGCGCCGTCCACCTCCACCAGGGCCGTACGTACCTGGTGAAGGAGCTGCACCTGGACGACTCGGTCGCCCTGGTCGAGGAGGCCAACCCCCCATATTCGACGGTCGCCCGCGACACCACCGCCATCTCCGTCCTGGAGACGGACGTCGAAGTCCCCTGGGGCGACGGCCGGTTGTGCTACGGCTCCGTCGAAGTCACCAACCAGGTCGTCTCCTTCCTGCGTCGTCGTGTCATCACCGGTGAAGTGCTGGGCGAGTCGAAGCTCGACCTCCCTCCTCGTACGCTGCGCACCCGTGCCGTGTGGTGGACGGTCACCGAGGACCAGCTCGACGCCGCCCGCGTGAACCCCGAGATCCTCGGCGGCGCACTGCACGCCGCCGAACACGCTTCGATCGGCATGCTGCCGCTCTTCGCGACTTGCGACCGCTGGGACATCGGCGGCGTCTCCGTCCCGCTGCACCCGGACACCCTGATGCCCACCGTCTTCGTGTACGACGGCCACCCCGGCGGCGCGGGCTTCGCGGAACGCGCCTTCCACACGGCCCGCGAGTGGCTCACCGCCACCCACCAGGCCATCGCCTCCTGCGAGTGCGACGCCGGCTGCCCGTCCTGCATCCAGTCCCCCAAGTGCGGCAACGGCAACGAGCCGCTGCACAAACGGGGGGCCGTGCGCTTGCTGACGGTGCTGCTGAAGGGCGCACCGGAGAAGCCGACCGAGGCCGAGAAGCCCGAGGAGCCCGGGAAGGGCGGCGAGAGCGGCGAGAGCAGGGCGAGCGGAGGCGTCGCCCGCCGGACTATGGCGGAGGACTGA
- the bldG gene encoding anti-sigma factor antagonist BldG, which translates to MDLSLSTRTVGDRTVVEVGGEIDVYTAPKLREQLVELVNDGSFHLVVDMEGVDFLDSTGLGVLVGGLKRVRAHEGSLRLVCNQERILKIFRITGLTKVFPIHTSVEEAVAATD; encoded by the coding sequence GTGGACCTGTCCCTGTCGACCCGTACCGTCGGCGATCGTACGGTCGTCGAGGTCGGTGGCGAAATCGATGTATATACCGCGCCCAAGCTGCGCGAGCAGTTGGTCGAGCTGGTGAACGACGGCAGTTTTCACCTCGTCGTAGACATGGAGGGCGTGGACTTCCTCGACTCCACCGGGCTCGGCGTTCTGGTCGGCGGCCTGAAGCGGGTGCGTGCCCATGAGGGTTCGCTCCGGCTCGTCTGCAATCAGGAGCGCATTCTGAAGATCTTCCGCATCACCGGCCTCACCAAGGTGTTCCCGATCCACACCTCGGTCGAGGAAGCGGTGGCGGCCACCGACTGA
- a CDS encoding ATP-binding protein — MATVELRFSALPEHVRTARLVAAAVARRAGVDEAVLDEVRLAVGEACTRAVGLHQSGGISAPVRVSLIEEEKQFSIEVGDEAPHTVPGDKTSGAHGGASDADVETEEDEMGLAVISGLVDDVEVTAGENGGLIRMSWPTTPPAALVT, encoded by the coding sequence ATGGCCACCGTTGAACTCCGCTTCAGCGCGCTGCCCGAGCACGTCAGGACCGCCCGACTGGTGGCGGCAGCGGTGGCGCGCAGGGCCGGAGTGGACGAGGCCGTTCTCGATGAGGTCAGGCTCGCCGTCGGCGAGGCCTGCACCCGGGCCGTCGGCCTGCACCAGAGTGGCGGAATCTCGGCGCCGGTGCGGGTGTCGCTGATCGAGGAGGAGAAGCAGTTCTCCATCGAGGTCGGCGACGAGGCCCCGCACACGGTTCCCGGCGACAAGACGTCGGGCGCCCATGGTGGAGCCAGTGACGCGGACGTCGAGACCGAGGAGGACGAGATGGGCCTCGCGGTCATCAGCGGCCTCGTGGACGACGTCGAAGTCACCGCCGGTGAGAACGGCGGCCTGATCAGGATGAGCTGGCCCACCACGCCGCCGGCTGCGCTCGTTACCTGA